The following proteins come from a genomic window of Sorex araneus isolate mSorAra2 chromosome 1, mSorAra2.pri, whole genome shotgun sequence:
- the AK1 gene encoding adenylate kinase isoenzyme 1 translates to MEEKLKKTKIIFVVGGPGSGKGTQCEKMVQKYGYTHLSTGDLLRAEVSSGSDRGKTLSEIMEKGQLVPLETVLDMLRDAMVAKVDTSKGFLIDGYPREVKQGEEFERKIGPPTLLLYVDAGAETMTKRLLKRGETSGRVDDNEETIKKRLETYYQATEPVIAHYEKRGIVRKINAEGSPDEVFKDICTHLDQLK, encoded by the exons ATGGAAG AGAAGCTGAAGAAAACCAAGATCATCTTTGTGGTGG GGGGGCCCGGCTCGGGCAAGGGCACCCAGTGTGAGAAGATGGTCCAGAAGTACGGCTACACCCACCTCTCCACCGGGGACCTGCTGCGCGCCGAGGTCAGCTCCGGCTCGGACCGGGGCAAGACGCTGTCGGAGATCATGGAGAAGGGCCAGCTGGTCCCGCTG GAAACAGTGCTGGACATGCTTCGAGACGCCATGGTGGCGAAGGTGGACACTTCCAAAGGCTTCCTGATCGACGGCTACCCGCGGGAGGTCAAGCAGGGGGAAGAGTTCGAGCGGAAG ATCGGCCCCCCCACGCTGCTGCTGTACGTGGACGCGGGCGCCGAGACGATGACCAAGCGGCTGCTGAAGCGCGGGGAGACGAGCGGGCGCGTGGACGACAACGAGGAGACCATCAAGAAGCGGCTGGAGACCTACTACCAGGCCACCGAGCCCGTCATCGCCCACTACGAGAAGCGGGGCATCGTGCGCAAG ATCAACGCCGAGGGCTCCCCCGATGAGGTCTTCAAGGACATCTGCACCCACCTGGACCAGCTCAAGTAG